GTTTTTGTTTTATTTTAGGAGGATTTCCACTTCTTGAAAGGTCAACTAATGGAACTTGAAGTCTCATTCCCATCTCATTTTCAATAAAGGCTCTTTTACCTTTAATTGAAATAATAACACCTTTTGAGTTTCTATATTTAACTCTATCACCCTCTTTTAAGTTCTCCTCAACATCTTTTACTTTTTCAGTTTTAATTTGTGAAGCTTTTTCATGGGCTGTATTTAAGTGTCTATGTCCCTCTTTAGAGATTTTTGCTTTGATTGCTTTTTTAGCTTCATCCCTTGCATCTCTATACTCTTTATGAAGTTTTGATTTTTCCATGAAGATATGATTATCTAAACTCTCTTTTGTATCTTTTAAATTTCTATTTAATCTTTCATGCTCTTTTATCTCTTCATCTAGTTTTGCAATCTTTTGTTTTAACTCAATTTCTAGGGCTGAACTTCTTTCAATAAGCTCATTTAATCTATCTTTATCTTCCCCATAAACTTGTTTAGCTCTTTTGATTACATTATGAGGAATTCCATATCTACTTGCTGTTTCAAAGGCATATGATTTTCCAATAGTTCCTTGTAAGAACTCATAAGTTGGTTTTTGGTTTTCTTCATCATAAAGTGCTGCTATTAACTCAACATTTTCATTTGAAGCCATAAGAGCTGCAAGTCTTTTATGGTGAGTTGTAATAATAATCTTCATATCTTTTTGAATTAAGTCTTCAATTATCACTTTAAACAGACTTGCTGCTTCATCTGAGTCTGTTCCAAGCTCGATTTCATCAACTCCAACAATTGCACCTTTACTTGAAAATAGTTTAGAAAACTCTACCATTCTTCCTGCAAAAGTTGAGATATCATTTTTTACACTTTGAGGGTCATCTAAAACTGCTTGAATTGACTTAAAGTTTCCAATTTCTGTCTCATGGTGAGCATTATAAGGAAGTAAATATTTAGATAAAAATACTGCACTTAAAATGGATTTTAACATCATAGTTTTACCACCGGCATTTACACCAGTAATCATAACAACTGATTTACTAAAATCAATAGAAATAGGTTTTGGCTCATGAAGTGCAGGATGCGTAAACTCTACAAGTCTATTTTTACCTTTTTTATTTGGTAAGATAAAGTTTTTATCTCCTATTTTTGCAAAGTGCAGTCTTGCTTGATAATGGTCAAACCTATCAAACTCTTTGTTAATAAACTTTAAAAACAGTAAATGCTTTTCAAAAGTAGAAGTGATTTGTTTACAAAGTTTTAATAAAATCTCTTCTTGTTTATTTTGTAAATCATTTTGTTTTTGTTTTAAAGTACTAACACTATGGGGTAAAACATAAAAGAATCCAGAATTTGACCTATCTAGAACTTGTGCTTTTAAAACATGATTAAACCCACCTCTTACAAGTAAACACTCTTCACCATTTATATAATGGACTTGAGAATCAACCATATAAGATCTAATCTTACTTGAATTTATTGTTTTATAAAGGTTTTGTTTTATCTCTTGCTTATTTTGTTTTATTGCTTCAACAACTCTATCATAGTCTTCATCTATTCCATGTTTTAACTTTGCTTTTTCATCAAAATAATCACAAACTTTTATAAGCTCTGAAGGAATAATAATTTTTTCTACCCACTCTTCTAACTTACCCTCAAAAGAGAACTTTTTTAGATATAAAAAGTAATTAATAATTTTTATAAATTCATATATTTCATAAGATTTTAAAATACCTTGTTTTTGAATATGAATTATTTGTGTATCTAAGTTTTCTACATTTTGTGGTTGTTTTATTTCATAATTTGAAAGTTCATTTATCAATCTAAAGTGAAGATTGATATCACCCTCTAGCACTACAGGCTTTTGCCTTGCAAAAAGTTTTGAAAAAGAGTCTATATACTCTACTAAATCTAATTTTTTTAATATTTCATTCATAGGCGCATTATATCTTAAAAGCATTGATTATTTTATAAATAATATTTTGTTGTAATTATTTATAATTAGAAAAATTAATAATTCTACATAATAAAATTCACAGAATTGTTATTATACAATCGCGCGTTTAATTACTGGTAGGGAATAATAAATGGGACGAGAAATAACTTTAGACAAGGATACAATGATTGTGTCCGAAACTGATGAAAAAGGCATAATGATTTATGCCAACGAAGACTTCTGTAAAATCGCAGGATATACAAAAGATGAGTTGATTGGTCAACCACATAACTATGTTAGACATAATGATATGCCTAAAGCTGCTTTTGAAGATATGTGGAAAACAATCCAAAATGGAAAAATATGGAAAGGTATTGTAAAAAACAAGACTAAAGATGGTGGATTTTATTGGGTAAATGCTACAGCTTTTCCTTCAAGAACTGCAAATGGGAAAAAAAGATATGTGTCTGTAAGAGTTAAACCAACTCCTAATGAGATAGAAAAGGCAGAAGCCCTATATAAAAGCTTAAGATAAAGGGAGTTGATGTTTTTTAAATCAAACAATACAGAAAATATAATTAATGCACTAGATCAAATAGAAGAGTTTGTAAAAGGGAATACAAATTCTATTGAACTTGATGAATTAAAAAAAGATGATAAAGTTTTAAAAAAGATTCACTCTCTTGCAAACTTAATAGCACACAAACAGGAAGAAGATGTAACTATTTATGGTGAAATCATGATTTGTGCAGAGAAACTGTCTGATGGTTTTATTGATGATAGAATTACAAAAACTACATCAAATGCAAAGCTAAACTATATTGCTAAGACTTTTAATAAGATGTCAAATAAGCTTGAAGAGTCTTTAATAGAGATTGATAAAGTATTAGATGAATACTCTAAACAAAACTTTTTAACAAGTATAAATGAAGATTTATTCCGTGGCGGAGAGTTAAAAAACTTATCTATTGGAGTAAACTACTTAAAAGATGAGATTACTAAAAATCTTATGTCAACGTATAGAACAAGTCTTGTTATGCAAAAAGAATCAAAAGTTTTACTTGAAAATAGTACTAACCTTTCTGAAGCTACATCTTCACAAGCTGCATCTTTAGAAGAGACTTCTGCTGCAATTGAAGAGATTACAAATAGAATTGTATCAACTTCACAAACAGCAAAAGAGATGTCGATTTATGGAAAAAATGTAAAAGATGAAATCAAAGAAGGTATGAATTTATCTTCACAAACAGTTCAAGCAATGGATGAGATAAATAACTCAACAAATGCTGTACATGAAGCTGTTGAGATGATTGACCAAATTGCATTTCAAACAAATATTCTTTCACTTAATGCTGCTGTTGAAGCTGCAACTGCTGGTGAAGCAGGAAAAGGTTTTGCAGTTGTTGCTGGTGAAGTTAGAAACCTAGCAGCTAGATCTGCTGAAGCTGCAAAACAGATAAAAAGTTTAGTGGAAAATGCCACAAGTAAAGCAAATGAAGGTAAAACAATTGCCGATAAGATGATTGAAGGCTATGGAATACTAAATGAAAATATCAATGAAACTACAAAACTTATTCAAGATGTAGTTGAAGCTTCTATAGAACAAGAAAGAGGGATATCTCAGATTAACTCAACTGTTTCAAATATTGATGTTTTAACTCAAAGAAATGCAGATATTGCTGAAAATGTAAAACATATCTCGCATAGTTTAAGCAAAATAGCCGATAAAAATGTAGAGAGCACAAGTCATATGCAGTTTGAAGGAAAAGATACCCTAAAGATTAGAGACTCTGTGTCACCAAAAAGTTACCAAGGCCAAGAAAGACGTCAATTTTAATGGTGCTTAATAATTTTTTTTATAACTTTAAGGTATCATTCTTGTCACATTTAATTACTAAAAATAGGGATATATTATGTTAGAAAGAAAAGGTTCTATACTTTCGGTTAGAAAAGACGTAAAAGTTTTTGACTGTACTATAAGAGATGGTGGACTAGTTAATAATTACCACTTTACTGATGAATTTGTAAAAGCTCACTATGAAATGTGTGTTGCTGCTGGAATTGACTATATGGAAATCGGTAAAAATGTATCACCAACTGTTATGAGTGAAGATGAGTATGGACCATGGAACTTCTGTAAAGAAGAGGATATTAGAAGAATTGTAGGTGAAAACGATACTAATATGAAAATTGCTACTATGGCAGATGTAGGAAGAACTATTAAAGAAGAGATTCCACCAAAATCTGAATCAGTAGTAGATATGATTAGAATTGCTACATATATTCACCAGCTTCCTGAAGCTATTGAGTTAATTGAAGATTTCCATGCAAAAGGTTATGAAACTACATGTAATATCATGGCTATTTCAAAATCATTTGATGATGAATTAACAGAAGTTTTAACACAATTAGCTGAAACAAATGTAGATGTAATCTATATTGCAGATAGCTTTGGTTCTTTTTATCCAGAACAAATCAATAAACTAACAGATAAATATTTATCATTTGCAAAACCAGCTGGTAAAAAAGTTGGTATCCATGCACACAATAACCTGACACTTGCATATGCAAATACTTTAGAAGCTATGATTTATGGAACTAGTTACCTTGATGTAACAGTTAGTGGATTAGGTAGAGGTGCAGGAAACTGTGCTATGGAATTATTACTTGGGTTCTTAAAAAATCCAAAATACAAATTAGCTCCTGTATTAAAATTCATTGAAGAGCATATGGTTGCTTTAGAAAAGGAGTTAGACTGGGGTCCAAGCGTACCGTACATCATTACAGGTCACTTAAATGAACACCCAAGACCAGCTATGAAAGCAAGAGATAAAGGTGATACTGAATACGTTAAATTTTATGACAAATTAACTGAAGAATACAGTTAAGATTTCA
This window of the Arcobacter sp. F155 genome carries:
- a CDS encoding PAS domain-containing protein, which codes for MGREITLDKDTMIVSETDEKGIMIYANEDFCKIAGYTKDELIGQPHNYVRHNDMPKAAFEDMWKTIQNGKIWKGIVKNKTKDGGFYWVNATAFPSRTANGKKRYVSVRVKPTPNEIEKAEALYKSLR
- a CDS encoding aldolase catalytic domain-containing protein, whose translation is MLERKGSILSVRKDVKVFDCTIRDGGLVNNYHFTDEFVKAHYEMCVAAGIDYMEIGKNVSPTVMSEDEYGPWNFCKEEDIRRIVGENDTNMKIATMADVGRTIKEEIPPKSESVVDMIRIATYIHQLPEAIELIEDFHAKGYETTCNIMAISKSFDDELTEVLTQLAETNVDVIYIADSFGSFYPEQINKLTDKYLSFAKPAGKKVGIHAHNNLTLAYANTLEAMIYGTSYLDVTVSGLGRGAGNCAMELLLGFLKNPKYKLAPVLKFIEEHMVALEKELDWGPSVPYIITGHLNEHPRPAMKARDKGDTEYVKFYDKLTEEYS
- a CDS encoding endonuclease MutS2 encodes the protein MNEILKKLDLVEYIDSFSKLFARQKPVVLEGDINLHFRLINELSNYEIKQPQNVENLDTQIIHIQKQGILKSYEIYEFIKIINYFLYLKKFSFEGKLEEWVEKIIIPSELIKVCDYFDEKAKLKHGIDEDYDRVVEAIKQNKQEIKQNLYKTINSSKIRSYMVDSQVHYINGEECLLVRGGFNHVLKAQVLDRSNSGFFYVLPHSVSTLKQKQNDLQNKQEEILLKLCKQITSTFEKHLLFLKFINKEFDRFDHYQARLHFAKIGDKNFILPNKKGKNRLVEFTHPALHEPKPISIDFSKSVVMITGVNAGGKTMMLKSILSAVFLSKYLLPYNAHHETEIGNFKSIQAVLDDPQSVKNDISTFAGRMVEFSKLFSSKGAIVGVDEIELGTDSDEAASLFKVIIEDLIQKDMKIIITTHHKRLAALMASNENVELIAALYDEENQKPTYEFLQGTIGKSYAFETASRYGIPHNVIKRAKQVYGEDKDRLNELIERSSALEIELKQKIAKLDEEIKEHERLNRNLKDTKESLDNHIFMEKSKLHKEYRDARDEAKKAIKAKISKEGHRHLNTAHEKASQIKTEKVKDVEENLKEGDRVKYRNSKGVIISIKGKRAFIENEMGMRLQVPLVDLSRSGNPPKIKQKPKATVTVQKPDSGHVKLDLHGQRVEEALENLDKFISDSLIAGFDEVLVYHGIGTGKLAAATKKYLDKHPKVKAYEDAHPSSGGFGAKVIKL